From the Flavobacterium galactosidilyticum genome, one window contains:
- a CDS encoding PAS domain-containing protein, with product MNNEKLSNDSLLRKIDEQESEINRLVKEGQFRSYFDFYQNGSQDLVCVVDLDGFFKEINPAFIKILGYTKEELLANPIRSFLHPEDVEKTAIEAQLLSESKSSMNFENRYVKKNKEIVTVEWTMTLSPVGDFLYAIGRDITEERRNNERLIANERLLNEAQKIAKIGSWELNLVTKEMIWSNQLYQLYNIEVKQEQNLYHEFLNLFSKEDASFFLKKIEQAIKDRKQFEVEQEIILSNNIKKWLNAIVIPIIDDNGLVSAIRGNTQDITEKVITEQAIKAQEAAVVEYRLKLITQERNSKFKNYVENAPDGIFVFDGSRNYLEVNYAAVQLTGYSKEELLQMKFGDLSPKEEDDELTSMVQDLETTGVLKGEMKIIRKTAEVLWCFLDVIKLSENRFLGFVKDITAKKNAEELIVESEKRFRKLVEYNEGIITIIDKDLKTLFRSASSSRITGYSDKEFKRISSSTYYHPDFLDYVKTKIQQSADNPGIPIDVVFQVKHKKGHYIWLQGILNNRILDKSVGGIIANLKDVTEAKTAHGKINLLKLRQLRQV from the coding sequence ATGAACAACGAGAAACTTTCTAACGACTCTCTACTGCGTAAAATTGATGAGCAAGAATCTGAAATAAACCGACTTGTAAAGGAAGGGCAATTCCGCAGCTACTTTGACTTCTACCAAAATGGATCTCAAGATCTAGTATGTGTAGTAGATTTAGATGGTTTTTTTAAAGAGATTAACCCCGCCTTCATAAAGATTTTGGGTTATACTAAGGAGGAATTATTAGCAAATCCGATCCGATCATTTCTACATCCTGAAGATGTTGAAAAAACCGCTATAGAAGCACAACTGTTATCAGAATCGAAATCTTCAATGAATTTTGAAAATCGATATGTTAAAAAAAATAAAGAAATTGTAACCGTAGAATGGACTATGACATTATCTCCAGTAGGAGATTTTTTATATGCTATTGGTAGAGATATTACTGAAGAAAGAAGGAATAATGAGCGTTTAATTGCTAATGAACGATTACTAAATGAAGCCCAAAAAATTGCTAAAATTGGCAGTTGGGAATTAAATTTGGTTACTAAAGAAATGATTTGGTCAAATCAACTCTACCAACTCTATAATATTGAAGTCAAGCAAGAACAAAATTTGTATCACGAGTTTTTAAATCTTTTCTCAAAAGAAGATGCTTCCTTCTTTTTAAAAAAAATCGAACAAGCTATTAAAGATAGAAAGCAATTTGAAGTTGAACAAGAAATCATTCTATCAAATAATATAAAAAAATGGCTAAATGCTATTGTGATACCTATTATTGATGATAACGGATTAGTTTCTGCAATAAGAGGTAACACGCAAGATATTACTGAGAAAGTAATTACTGAGCAAGCAATAAAAGCTCAGGAAGCTGCAGTAGTTGAGTATCGGCTAAAGCTCATTACACAAGAAAGGAATTCTAAGTTTAAAAATTATGTAGAGAATGCTCCTGATGGCATTTTTGTTTTTGACGGGAGTAGAAATTATCTAGAGGTTAATTACGCTGCAGTACAATTGACTGGATATTCTAAAGAGGAGCTTTTGCAAATGAAATTTGGAGATTTATCTCCAAAAGAGGAAGACGATGAATTGACTAGTATGGTACAAGATCTTGAGACAACCGGTGTTTTAAAGGGAGAAATGAAAATTATTCGCAAAACTGCTGAAGTTTTGTGGTGTTTTCTTGATGTAATAAAACTATCAGAAAATAGGTTCCTCGGATTTGTTAAAGACATAACAGCAAAGAAAAATGCAGAAGAGCTGATCGTGGAGAGCGAAAAACGCTTCAGGAAGTTAGTAGAATATAATGAAGGTATTATCACGATAATAGATAAAGACCTAAAGACTCTTTTTAGAAGCGCCTCTTCGTCACGAATTACGGGATATTCTGACAAAGAGTTTAAAAGAATCTCTAGTAGTACTTATTACCATCCTGATTTTTTAGATTATGTAAAAACAAAGATTCAGCAGTCAGCAGATAATCCTGGTATTCCGATAGATGTAGTTTTTCAGGTAAAACATAAAAAAGGACATTATATCTGGCTTCAAGGAATTCTAAATAATAGAATTTTAGACAAGAGTGTGGGAGGCATAATCGCAAATTTAAAAGATGTAACTGAAGCAAAAACAGCCCATGGAAAGATAAATTTGCTAAAATTGCGGCAACTTCGCCAGGTTTGA
- a CDS encoding GlcG/HbpS family heme-binding protein, which translates to MNRKIIITALLFIVTMVNSQEKITTEPILTGESARKIVQRAFEQAEKDRLFVTITVVDKSGQTLAVLRHHNAGVHTVRASYKKAYTASSQKRETAEIAKGLKNGSIPEDFRFLDENILAMDGGIPIYINGKVVGGIGVGGAHGDEDVRIAKAGLYGF; encoded by the coding sequence ATGAACAGAAAAATAATAATAACAGCCCTACTTTTTATTGTAACTATGGTAAACTCTCAAGAAAAAATAACAACAGAACCTATTCTTACTGGAGAATCTGCTAGGAAAATTGTACAGCGCGCATTTGAACAGGCAGAAAAAGACAGATTATTCGTAACTATCACTGTAGTTGACAAATCTGGGCAAACACTAGCGGTATTGAGACATCATAACGCTGGAGTGCATACTGTAAGGGCAAGTTATAAAAAAGCTTATACCGCTTCTTCTCAAAAAAGGGAAACTGCGGAAATTGCTAAAGGACTTAAAAACGGTAGTATTCCAGAGGATTTCAGATTTCTAGATGAGAATATTTTAGCGATGGATGGAGGAATCCCAATTTATATTAATGGGAAAGTAGTAGGTGGTATTGGCGTTGGAGGTGCTCATGGAGACGAAGATGTTCGCATTGCAAAAGCAGGATTATATGGATTTTAA
- a CDS encoding fasciclin domain-containing protein — protein MKLVKTISAFALLGAIVTSCGEKKTADTTDMADTTTVAMDTMAVAETGTIVDVAAGNADFSTLVAAVKAAGLVETLSGAGPFTVFAPNNAAFDKLPAGTVDSLLKPENVEMLKSILTYHVVAGKFDAAAVIEAINGNKGKYTVTTVQGEKIDLSLKDGKVMLTDAKGGMSAVILADVAASNGVIHAIDTVIMPK, from the coding sequence ATGAAATTAGTAAAAACAATTAGTGCGTTTGCACTATTAGGAGCAATCGTTACTTCATGTGGTGAAAAGAAAACAGCTGATACTACTGATATGGCTGACACTACAACAGTAGCAATGGATACAATGGCTGTGGCTGAAACTGGAACTATTGTGGATGTTGCGGCTGGAAATGCAGATTTTTCAACGCTTGTAGCAGCAGTTAAAGCGGCTGGCTTAGTTGAAACATTGAGCGGAGCAGGTCCATTTACAGTATTTGCACCTAATAACGCTGCTTTTGATAAACTGCCAGCTGGAACAGTAGATAGTTTATTGAAGCCTGAGAATGTTGAAATGTTGAAATCAATTCTGACATATCATGTAGTAGCGGGAAAATTTGACGCGGCAGCTGTAATCGAAGCAATAAACGGGAACAAAGGAAAATACACTGTTACAACTGTTCAAGGAGAAAAAATTGATTTGAGTTTAAAAGATGGAAAAGTAATGTTGACTGACGCAAAAGGTGGTATGTCAGCAGTTATACTTGCTGATGTAGCAGCATCTAACGGAGTGATTCATGCAATTGACACCGTTATTATGCCAAAATAA
- a CDS encoding GNAT family N-acetyltransferase, whose amino-acid sequence MNYQFRKAELTELEQIWTILQQAIQRRKEDGSDQWQDGYPNPEVIQKDIEKGSGFVLLENEKVTGYTALLISDEPAYAAIEGKWLTNDEFVVLHRVAIAEEHLGKGLAKMIMKHIEAFAISNNIYSIKADTNFDNLAMIKIFESLGYTYCGEVYFRGSPRKAYEKVLEK is encoded by the coding sequence ATGAATTACCAATTTAGAAAAGCAGAATTAACTGAACTCGAACAAATATGGACGATTTTGCAGCAAGCGATTCAACGCCGAAAAGAAGATGGCAGCGATCAATGGCAAGATGGTTACCCTAATCCAGAAGTAATACAAAAAGACATTGAAAAAGGCTCAGGATTTGTTTTGCTGGAAAACGAAAAAGTAACAGGTTACACTGCACTCTTAATTAGTGACGAACCAGCATACGCTGCTATTGAAGGTAAATGGCTTACAAACGATGAATTCGTTGTACTCCATCGAGTAGCTATCGCTGAAGAGCATTTAGGTAAAGGTCTTGCTAAAATGATAATGAAACACATAGAAGCTTTTGCTATAAGCAATAACATCTACAGCATCAAAGCCGATACTAATTTTGATAATCTTGCGATGATTAAAATTTTTGAAAGTCTTGGCTATACATACTGCGGCGAAGTATATTTTAGAGGAAGCCCCAGAAAAGCGTATGAGAAAGTGTTAGAGAAATAG
- a CDS encoding DUF4494 domain-containing protein: MSTIWYECKVKYRKTDETGGQKITTEPYLVDALSYTEAESRITEEMSAYISEEFKITNIKMANYAEIHPFENADRWFKSKVSLLAYDEESGKERKTSMYLLVQANDVKEAFDNTTGVMKGTMGDYTIPAISESPIMDVFPYFSGEEGELEQLEKFNALKASKPEVAAEIEDHMEFVAEEETFS; this comes from the coding sequence ATGAGCACAATTTGGTACGAATGCAAAGTAAAATATAGAAAAACAGACGAAACTGGTGGACAAAAAATCACAACTGAACCTTATCTAGTAGATGCTTTGTCTTATACAGAAGCAGAAAGTAGAATTACAGAAGAGATGTCAGCATATATTAGTGAAGAATTTAAAATCACCAATATAAAAATGGCTAATTATGCCGAAATACATCCGTTTGAAAATGCGGACCGTTGGTTTAAATCAAAAGTATCTTTATTGGCTTACGACGAAGAAAGCGGTAAAGAGCGCAAAACGAGCATGTATTTATTAGTTCAAGCTAATGATGTCAAAGAAGCTTTTGACAATACTACAGGAGTTATGAAAGGAACTATGGGCGACTATACTATTCCTGCTATTTCAGAATCACCTATTATGGATGTTTTTCCTTATTTCTCAGGAGAAGAAGGAGAGTTGGAACAACTAGAAAAATTCAACGCACTGAAAGCTTCAAAACCAGAAGTGGCAGCAGAAATAGAAGACCACATGGAGTTTGTTGCTGAAGAAGAAACATTTTCCTAA